A window of Capsicum annuum cultivar UCD-10X-F1 unplaced genomic scaffold, UCD10Xv1.1 ctg64654, whole genome shotgun sequence contains these coding sequences:
- the LOC124893761 gene encoding uncharacterized mitochondrial protein AtMg00300-like: MIRDGVLKATSGALVMLKGVRKNNLYYYQGSIVLGTVAAATSRTKKDVEVTKLWHMRLGDAGEKSLQILAKKGLLKGIKTCKHEFCEHCVLGKQRTVKFGTAIHNTKGILYYVHSDVWDLPKLHPSESWDELNNESNVPQQ, from the coding sequence ATGATACGAGATGGAGTTCTTAAAGCAACTTCAGGAGCACTGGTGATGTTGAAAGGCGTGAGGAAGAACAATTTGTACTACTACCAAGGTAGTATAGTATTGGGGACAGTAGCAGCAGCAACTTCTAGAACCAAGAAGGATGTTGAAGTAACGAAGTTATGGCATATGCGGTTAGGAGATGCTGGTGAAAAGTCCTTACAAATTCTTGCCAAGAAAGGATTGTTGAAAGGTATAAAGACTTGCAAACATGAATTTTGTGAGCATTGTGTTCTGGGAAAGCAACGAACAGTGAAGTTTGGCACTGCAATTCATAATACCAAGGGTATTTTATATTATGTACACTCAGATGTGTGGGACCTGCCAAAACTCCATCCATCGGAG